In a genomic window of Methylovirgula sp. 4M-Z18:
- a CDS encoding TPM domain-containing protein, with protein MGRLEVLRVAGIQPANGAKQRAPIAWLLALCFVVFTGVALAATSFPTLTGRVVDNAHILDASTQAQLTSKLKDLEDKSGIQLVVATVPSLQGQDIAPFANDLFRTWKLGEARQNNGVLLLVAPSERKVRIEVGYGLEGTLTDALSSVIIANAIVPNFKSGDFAGGVSRGIDEIIAVLTTDSSEWQQRPALRQDQGDDAMAELIPFIMIAIFVFVFFVMSRNARRGAAFIPGSFGSSGGSWSGGSSSGGGSDSGFSGGGGSSGGGGASGGW; from the coding sequence ATGGGGCGGCTTGAGGTCCTTAGGGTCGCGGGCATCCAGCCCGCCAACGGTGCGAAGCAGCGTGCGCCCATCGCCTGGCTTCTGGCGCTCTGTTTCGTCGTTTTTACCGGTGTCGCTCTCGCCGCGACCAGCTTCCCGACTCTCACGGGCCGGGTGGTGGACAATGCACATATTCTCGACGCGTCCACGCAAGCTCAACTCACTAGCAAGCTCAAGGATCTCGAAGACAAATCCGGCATTCAACTCGTCGTCGCGACGGTGCCCTCGCTGCAGGGCCAGGATATTGCGCCTTTCGCCAACGATCTGTTCCGCACCTGGAAGCTGGGCGAAGCGAGGCAGAACAATGGCGTGCTGCTGCTCGTCGCGCCGAGCGAGCGCAAAGTACGGATCGAAGTCGGCTACGGCCTCGAAGGCACCCTGACCGACGCGCTGTCGAGCGTCATCATCGCCAATGCGATCGTGCCGAATTTCAAAAGCGGCGATTTTGCCGGCGGCGTGTCGCGCGGGATCGACGAGATCATCGCCGTGCTGACGACCGATTCCTCGGAATGGCAGCAGCGGCCAGCCCTGCGGCAGGATCAGGGCGACGACGCCATGGCGGAGCTCATTCCCTTCATCATGATCGCGATTTTCGTCTTCGTCTTCTTCGTCATGTCGCGCAACGCGCGGCGCGGTGCGGCCTTCATTCCGGGCAGCTTCGGCTCCAGCGGCGGCTCGTGGAGCGGTGGCTCCTCCAGTGGCGGCGGCTCAGACAGCGGCTTTTCGGGCGGCGGCGGGTCGTCCGGTGGCGGCGGCGCATCGGGGGGCTGGTGA
- a CDS encoding LemA family protein has protein sequence MTKVFGRLRFVFLIMALALPLAGCGYNTIPTDEEAAKARWADVQNNYQRRADLIPNLVATVQGYAKQEKDVLTAVVEARAKATSVQIDASSLSDPEKLKQFQEAQQQLSGALGRLLAVTENYPDLKSNANFLALQSQLEGTENRIAVARKDYIEAVRVYNTDLQTFPGVLWASLFFRDKKPMAAFTANDAAQTAPQVKF, from the coding sequence ATGACGAAAGTGTTCGGCCGTTTGCGGTTTGTCTTTTTGATCATGGCTTTGGCCCTGCCGCTTGCGGGGTGCGGCTACAACACGATTCCGACGGATGAGGAGGCGGCTAAGGCACGCTGGGCCGATGTCCAGAACAATTACCAGCGCCGGGCCGACCTCATTCCCAATCTGGTGGCGACCGTCCAGGGCTATGCCAAACAGGAAAAGGACGTGCTCACCGCCGTGGTCGAGGCGCGCGCCAAGGCGACGTCGGTACAGATCGACGCCTCGTCCTTGAGCGATCCCGAGAAGCTCAAGCAGTTCCAGGAGGCGCAGCAGCAATTGAGCGGGGCGCTGGGCCGGCTCTTGGCGGTGACCGAGAATTATCCGGACCTGAAATCGAACGCCAATTTCCTGGCGCTGCAATCGCAACTGGAAGGCACCGAGAACCGGATCGCCGTCGCCCGCAAGGATTATATCGAGGCGGTGCGCGTCTATAACACCGACCTTCAGACCTTCCCCGGCGTCCTCTGGGCCTCGCTCTTCTTCCGGGACAAAAAGCCGATGGCGGCCTTCACGGCGAATGACGCCGCGCAAACCGCGCCGCAAGTGAAGTTCTAG
- a CDS encoding LysR family transcriptional regulator gives MLPKRRYLPSLGSFATFEVAAKHLSFTLAANELNVSQAAISQQIRGLEKSLGVTLFIRKHNSLELTSHAQQLLSPVAGALDIICDAINGINAPSAPPLITCSGTNAAIACWLKTYVDRFRSKRPDVRFVLLASDEDDTLRNFDEVDLSFICGNERCEVGESLYYLFPDIVQPVCRPAYLKRHGPFPDPQSLAHADLLDLHRKHWTSDAIGWHPVTWDDWFRANGFDVPHIAPIMISNNYPLLVNAAVKGEGIVLGWRHLVASQVNDHALCVLFDAPVRVDRGYYLKVNRASLDKPHVQEFIDFVLTNLAALEQERLLGAAAT, from the coding sequence ATGTTGCCCAAACGCCGGTACCTTCCCTCACTCGGTTCGTTCGCCACGTTCGAAGTCGCGGCAAAGCATCTCAGCTTTACTCTCGCCGCGAACGAACTCAACGTCAGCCAGGCCGCCATCAGCCAGCAGATACGCGGACTCGAAAAGTCGCTTGGCGTTACCCTGTTCATCCGCAAGCACAACAGCCTTGAATTGACGTCTCATGCACAACAGCTCTTGTCGCCGGTCGCAGGCGCGCTCGATATCATTTGCGACGCGATCAACGGGATCAACGCACCGTCTGCTCCGCCGCTGATCACCTGTTCAGGCACCAATGCCGCGATCGCCTGCTGGCTGAAGACATATGTAGACAGGTTCCGTTCCAAACGGCCAGACGTCAGGTTCGTTCTTTTAGCATCCGACGAAGACGACACATTGAGAAACTTCGACGAGGTCGATCTTTCTTTCATTTGTGGAAATGAACGCTGCGAGGTCGGGGAATCTCTCTATTATCTCTTTCCGGATATCGTTCAGCCGGTATGCAGACCAGCCTACCTCAAACGCCATGGGCCGTTTCCAGATCCGCAAAGCCTCGCACATGCGGATCTACTGGATCTCCATCGGAAACATTGGACGTCCGATGCCATTGGCTGGCATCCGGTTACCTGGGACGACTGGTTCCGCGCGAACGGCTTCGATGTGCCGCATATTGCGCCGATCATGATCAGCAATAATTACCCGCTTCTCGTGAATGCGGCGGTCAAAGGCGAGGGAATCGTTCTGGGGTGGCGTCACCTGGTCGCATCGCAGGTGAACGATCATGCGCTCTGCGTGTTGTTCGATGCCCCCGTTCGAGTGGATCGAGGTTATTATTTGAAAGTGAACCGGGCGTCCTTGGACAAGCCGCATGTGCAGGAGTTCATCGATTTCGTTCTCACGAATCTTGCGGCCTTAGAACAAGAACGCCTGTTAGGCGCAGCAGCGACATAG
- a CDS encoding acyl-[ACP]--phospholipid O-acyltransferase — protein MFASLMSSRRFAPLFWCQFLSAFNDNFVRYMLAMLLLFRVGEEQSGSLITLALAVFMVPTICLSGLGGEWADAHDKSLLIRRLKFAEIFVQMIAAAGFVTGWLPLFYVALLGLGTISALFGPIKYGILPDHLKFSELPAGNALIEGATFLAIICGIIAGSYAASTGRSAYNIVAQLMIVALSCWLTARLIPSTPARAPDLKVRGNLAASTFSLIRELRADPRLWTGALGMSWFWMLGAVVMSLVPVLIKSHIGGGIQVEAAINLIFAVGIALGSLLAALLCNGRVLLLPVPIAAILMALFLLDIGTTTIGMAHATQEISVLTFLASSKGMHISLDIALLAASGGLFAVPLNTAIQEWAHEDHRARVIAGVNVINALFMAGGAVLTAVLQRPEVGFSEPALLIGLGVLTIGAGAWLFRALPGNFVGDFANLLFRICFRLEVKGLENVERAGEHVVIALNHTSFLDAPVILSILDEKPVFAIDWQIAKAWWVKPFLRVARVYPMDPTKPLSTRGLIQEVKQGHHLVIFPEGRLTVTGALMKIYDGAAMIADKSDAMVVPVRLDGLERTFFSRLTAAQIRRSLFPKVRVTFLEPRKLAMDQTLFGRARRQAAGAALYDIMSDLMFATSNRERTLMQGLKASVKLHGGGTIMLQDPIGGTLSANKVLIGAAVLGRKIMGFSQPGEIIGLMLPNANGAAVTFFALQAAGRVPAMLNYTAGANNLISACKAAGAKSVLTSRAFIEKANLGKVIDLLAKEVTIVWLEDLRASVTTYDKLRGMMDKGRAFVARQPSDPAVVLFTSGSEGTPKGVVLSHSNLTSNIAQVAARFDITAQDIAFNALPIFHSLGLTGGLLLPMLTGMKSYLYPSPLHYRAIPELVYGINATVLFGTDTFLMGYARTANPYDFRSIRYIIAGAEPVKAETRRVYMEKFGLRILEGYGVTETAPVLAVNTPMFNRIGSVGRLMPGVEHRLEEVPGIAEGGRLHVRGPNVMLGYYRAENPGVLDATPDGWHDTGDIVTVDGQKFVTIKGRAKRFAKIAGEMVSLSAVEQMLSGLWPDSLSAVVAVPDARKGERLILVTTKAGASRAEALAQLKAKGATELMAPSEVMSVTAIPLLGTGKTDYVELNKMVRATVEAQPKISEVQEA, from the coding sequence ATGTTTGCTTCTTTGATGTCATCCCGCCGTTTTGCACCCTTGTTCTGGTGCCAGTTCCTTTCGGCCTTCAATGACAATTTCGTGCGGTACATGCTGGCGATGCTGCTGCTGTTCCGGGTCGGCGAGGAGCAATCGGGGTCGCTGATCACGCTCGCCTTGGCCGTCTTCATGGTGCCAACCATCTGTCTTTCGGGCTTGGGGGGCGAATGGGCCGACGCGCATGACAAGAGCCTGTTGATCCGGCGACTGAAATTCGCGGAAATCTTCGTGCAGATGATCGCCGCCGCCGGTTTCGTCACCGGCTGGCTACCCCTATTCTACGTCGCCCTGCTCGGACTGGGCACGATTTCCGCCCTGTTCGGGCCGATCAAATACGGCATCCTGCCGGACCATCTGAAATTCTCCGAACTGCCGGCCGGCAATGCGCTCATCGAGGGTGCGACCTTCCTGGCCATCATCTGCGGCATCATCGCCGGATCCTATGCCGCCTCGACCGGCAGGTCCGCCTACAATATCGTCGCGCAATTGATGATCGTCGCGCTCTCCTGCTGGCTCACCGCGCGGCTCATTCCCTCGACCCCGGCCCGGGCGCCCGACCTCAAGGTGCGCGGCAACCTCGCCGCCTCGACCTTCAGCCTGATCCGCGAATTGCGGGCCGATCCGCGCCTGTGGACAGGCGCGCTCGGCATGAGCTGGTTCTGGATGCTCGGCGCGGTGGTGATGTCGCTGGTGCCGGTGCTAATCAAGAGCCATATCGGCGGCGGCATTCAGGTCGAGGCCGCAATCAACCTGATCTTCGCGGTCGGCATCGCTCTCGGCTCGCTCCTCGCCGCGCTTTTGTGCAACGGCCGCGTCCTGCTGCTGCCGGTGCCCATCGCCGCGATCCTCATGGCGCTGTTCCTGCTGGACATCGGCACGACGACGATCGGCATGGCCCATGCCACGCAGGAAATTTCGGTCTTGACCTTCTTGGCCAGCTCAAAAGGCATGCACATAAGCCTCGACATCGCCCTCCTCGCCGCATCCGGCGGTCTGTTCGCGGTGCCGTTGAATACGGCCATCCAGGAATGGGCGCATGAGGATCACCGGGCCCGCGTCATCGCCGGTGTGAATGTAATCAACGCGCTGTTCATGGCCGGCGGCGCCGTGCTGACTGCCGTGTTGCAAAGGCCGGAGGTCGGCTTCTCGGAACCTGCCTTGCTGATCGGCCTCGGCGTGCTGACCATCGGCGCCGGCGCGTGGCTGTTCCGCGCCCTGCCGGGCAATTTCGTCGGCGACTTCGCCAATCTTTTATTCCGCATCTGCTTCCGCCTCGAAGTCAAAGGCCTCGAGAATGTGGAGCGTGCCGGCGAGCATGTCGTGATCGCGCTCAATCACACCTCCTTCCTCGACGCGCCGGTCATTCTTTCGATCCTGGACGAGAAGCCGGTCTTCGCCATCGACTGGCAGATCGCCAAGGCCTGGTGGGTTAAGCCCTTCTTGCGCGTCGCGCGGGTCTATCCGATGGACCCGACGAAGCCATTGAGCACGCGCGGCCTGATCCAGGAGGTCAAGCAAGGCCATCATCTCGTGATCTTCCCGGAAGGCCGCCTGACCGTGACCGGCGCCTTGATGAAGATCTACGACGGCGCCGCGATGATCGCCGACAAGAGCGACGCCATGGTCGTGCCGGTGCGGCTCGACGGGTTGGAGCGCACCTTTTTCTCGCGCCTGACCGCTGCGCAAATCCGCCGCAGCCTGTTCCCCAAAGTGCGCGTGACCTTCCTCGAGCCGCGCAAACTCGCGATGGATCAGACGCTCTTCGGCCGCGCGCGCCGACAGGCCGCCGGTGCCGCGCTCTACGACATCATGTCGGACCTGATGTTCGCGACCTCGAATCGCGAACGCACGCTGATGCAAGGGCTCAAGGCCTCGGTGAAATTGCACGGTGGCGGCACGATCATGCTGCAGGATCCCATCGGCGGTACGCTGAGCGCCAACAAGGTGCTGATCGGCGCGGCGGTACTCGGCCGCAAGATCATGGGCTTCAGCCAGCCGGGCGAGATCATCGGCCTGATGCTGCCCAATGCCAACGGCGCCGCGGTCACATTCTTCGCCCTGCAGGCGGCGGGCCGCGTCCCGGCGATGCTCAATTACACGGCCGGCGCGAACAATCTCATCTCCGCCTGCAAGGCGGCGGGCGCGAAAAGCGTCCTGACCTCGCGCGCCTTCATCGAGAAAGCGAATTTGGGCAAGGTCATCGACTTGCTCGCCAAGGAAGTGACAATCGTGTGGCTGGAAGACCTGCGCGCGTCGGTCACGACTTACGACAAATTGCGCGGCATGATGGACAAGGGCCGCGCCTTCGTCGCACGGCAGCCGAGCGATCCCGCCGTGGTGCTCTTCACTTCGGGCTCGGAGGGAACGCCGAAGGGCGTCGTCCTGTCGCACAGCAACCTGACGAGCAACATCGCGCAAGTCGCGGCACGGTTCGATATTACGGCCCAGGACATTGCGTTCAACGCGCTGCCGATCTTCCATTCGCTCGGGCTCACCGGCGGCCTGCTGCTGCCGATGCTGACGGGCATGAAATCCTATCTCTACCCCTCGCCCCTGCACTATCGCGCCATTCCGGAACTCGTCTACGGCATCAATGCGACCGTGCTGTTCGGCACCGATACGTTTCTGATGGGCTATGCCCGCACCGCCAATCCCTATGACTTCCGCTCGATCCGCTACATCATTGCCGGTGCCGAGCCGGTCAAGGCGGAGACGCGCCGCGTCTATATGGAGAAATTCGGCCTGCGCATTCTCGAAGGCTATGGCGTGACCGAAACCGCGCCGGTGCTCGCCGTCAACACGCCGATGTTCAACCGCATCGGCTCGGTCGGCCGGCTCATGCCCGGCGTCGAACATCGGCTCGAAGAGGTGCCCGGCATCGCAGAGGGCGGCCGCCTGCATGTGCGCGGCCCGAACGTGATGCTCGGTTATTACCGCGCCGAAAACCCAGGCGTGCTCGACGCAACGCCGGACGGCTGGCACGATACCGGCGACATCGTCACTGTCGACGGGCAAAAATTCGTCACCATCAAGGGCCGCGCCAAGCGCTTCGCCAAGATCGCCGGCGAAATGGTGTCGCTCAGCGCAGTCGAACAAATGCTCAGCGGGCTCTGGCCCGACAGCCTCTCGGCGGTGGTCGCAGTGCCCGACGCCAGGAAGGGCGAGCGGCTCATCCTGGTGACGACGAAGGCCGGCGCCTCGCGCGCCGAGGCGCTCGCGCAACTCAAGGCGAAAGGCGCGACCGAGCTGATGGCGCCGTCCGAAGTGATGAGCGTCACCGCCATTCCCCTGCTCGGCACCGGCAAGACCGATTATGTCGAACTCAACAAAATGGTGCGCGCCACGGTTGAGGCGCAGCCGAAGATCAGCGAGGTGCAGGAAGCATGA
- a CDS encoding TPM domain-containing protein, which translates to MPIARADYEAVAAAIKATEAHTSAQLVCVLARSSSYYGYIPLTWAALIALCVPLPLILLTHWPVQHIYAAQLLTFLALGIVLSLAPVRMRLVPRNIQRSRAHRAAIEQFAIRGLRHTSERTGVLIFMSVAERYVRIIADDGVAAKIPNHAWQAVVERLVIHARDGHYAQGFVDALKQSGDLLAEPFPPRRDAKNELPDRLYVI; encoded by the coding sequence ATGCCGATCGCGCGCGCAGATTATGAGGCCGTCGCAGCGGCGATCAAGGCGACCGAGGCGCACACCAGCGCGCAATTGGTGTGCGTGCTCGCCAGAAGCTCGTCCTATTACGGCTATATCCCGCTGACCTGGGCGGCGCTCATCGCCTTGTGCGTGCCGCTGCCGCTGATCCTGCTCACCCATTGGCCGGTGCAGCATATTTACGCGGCGCAGCTTTTGACCTTTCTCGCACTCGGCATCGTGTTGTCCTTGGCCCCTGTGCGGATGCGGCTCGTGCCGCGCAACATCCAGCGCAGCCGCGCCCATCGCGCCGCGATCGAACAATTCGCCATCCGCGGTTTGCGGCATACGAGCGAACGCACGGGCGTGCTGATTTTCATGTCGGTGGCGGAGCGCTATGTTCGCATCATCGCGGATGATGGTGTGGCCGCAAAAATTCCCAATCATGCGTGGCAGGCGGTGGTCGAACGCCTTGTCATCCATGCCCGCGACGGCCATTATGCGCAAGGTTTCGTCGATGCGCTCAAACAATCCGGCGATCTGCTCGCCGAGCCTTTTCCTCCGCGTCGAGATGCGAAAAACGAGCTGCCGGACAGGCTTTATGTGATTTAG